A window of Salmo trutta chromosome 31, fSalTru1.1, whole genome shotgun sequence contains these coding sequences:
- the sppl2 gene encoding signal peptide peptidase-like 2 isoform X2, with product MKASLNLVWAVILIKQVVGEYGMANFRNKGQSNGKDYCIFFNSQWARLPQHLNKASRLQIYDLTLSVLCSSSEVPEGGFPNRIPMVMRGNCTFYEKVRLAQLNGAKGLLIISKDRLTPPAGNKTQYEKIDIPVALLSYTDMLDISKTFGQGREVAMYAPSEPVLDYNMVIIFLMAVGTVAIGGYWAGSKDIKKRYMKHKRDDSTEKQEEETVDVTPIMISVFVVMCCSMLVLLYFFYDHLVYIIIGIFCLASSVGLYSCLWPFVRRLPFGKCRIPENNLPYCHKRPQVRMLLLSAFCIGVSVIWGVFRNEDQWAWVLQDALGIAFCLYMLKTIRLPTFKACTMLLVTLFVYDIFFVFITPLFTKSGESIMVEVAAGPSDSSTHEKLPMVLKVPRLNSSPLALCDRPFSLLGFGDILVPGLLVAYCHRFDILMQSSRFYFLACTIGYGIGLLITFVALALMQMGQPALLYLVPCTLLSSLVVALWRKELPLFWTGSGFVPPIVLQPINCMQTPRPPIEEPLTNPELQGPEAE from the exons ATGAAGGCTTCGCTAAACCTGGTTTGGGCAGTTATTCTCATAAAACAG GTTGTCGGGGAATATGGCATGGCCAATTTCAGAAACAAAGGCCAGAGCAACGGAAAAGATTACTGCATCTTCTTCAACTCCCAGTGGGCTCGTCTACCTCAGCACCTCAACAAAGCA TCCCGTCTCCAGATCTATGACCTGACACTGTCAGTCCTGTGTTCCTCGTCGGAAGTCCCGGAGGGGGGCTTCCCCAATCGTATCCCCATGGTAATGAGGGGGAACTGCACTTTCTACGAGAAGGTTCGCCTGGCCCAGCTCAACGGAGCTAAAGGGCTGCTCATCATCAGCAAAGACAGACTG ACCCCACCGGCAGGAAACAAGACTCAGTATGAGAAGATTGACATCCCTGTGGCGCTGCTCAGCTACACTGACATGCTGGACATAAGTAAG ACGTTTGGACAGGGCCGAGAGGTGGCCATGTACGCCCCGAGCGAGCCTGTCCTGGACTACAACATGGTCATCATCTTCCTCATGGCTGTGGGGACAGTGGCCATCGGAGGATACTGGGCCGGCAGCAAGGACATCAAGAA GCGCTACATGAAGCACAAGCGTGACGACAGCACGGAGAAGCAGGAAGAGGAGACGGTGGACGTGACGCCCATCATGATCTCTGTGTTTGTGGTCATGTGCTGCTCGATGCTGGTGCTGCTCTACTTCTTTTACGACCACCTTG TGTATATCATCATTGGGATATTCTGCCTGGCCTCGTCTGTTGGCCTCTATAGCTGTCTCTGGCCCTTTGTGAGGAGACTTCCCTTTGGCAAGTGCAG GATCCCAGAGAACAACCTTCCCTACTGCCACAAGAGGCCTCAGGTCCGCATGCTGCTGCTGTCAGCCTTCTGCATCGGAGTCAGTGTTATCTGGGGCGTGTTCCGCAACGAAGACCA GTGGGCGTGGGTGTTACAGGATGCCCTGGGCATAGCCTTCTGTCTCTACATGCTCAAGACTATCAGACTGCCCACATTTAAG GCCTGCACAATGCTGTTGGTGACCCTATTTGTCTACGATATTTTCTTTGTATTTATTACACCTCTCTTTACCAAG AGTGGTGAGAGTATAATGGTGGAGGTTGCGGCTGGTCCCTCTGACTCCTCCACACATGAAAAG CTTCCTATGGTGCTTAAAGTGCCCCGCCTCAACTCCTCCCCCCTGGCTCTTTGTGACAGGCCCTTCTCTCTGCTGGGATTTGGAGACATCTTAGTACCAG gtctgcTGGTAGCCTACTGTCACAGGTTTGACATCCTCATGCAGTCCTCACGGTTCTATTTCCTGGCCTGCACTATCG GTTATGGTATCGGGCTGCTCATCACCTTTGTAGCTCTGGCCCTGATGCAGATGGGTCAGCCAGCCCTGTTGTACCTGGTGCCTTGCACCCTCCTCTCCAGCCTCGTGGTGGCGCTGTGGCGCAAAGAGCTGCCCTTATTCTGGACAGGAAGTGGATTTGTG CCTCCCATAGTTCTGCAACCAATCAACTGTATGCAAACCCCAAGACCACCCATAGAGGAGCCCCTCACCAATCCTGAACTACAAGGTCCTGAAGCAGAGTGA
- the sppl2 gene encoding signal peptide peptidase-like 2 isoform X1, with protein MKASLNLVWAVILIKQVVGEYGMANFRNKGQSNGKDYCIFFNSQWARLPQHLNKASRLQIYDLTLSVLCSSSEVPEGGFPNRIPMVMRGNCTFYEKVRLAQLNGAKGLLIISKDRLTPPAGNKTQYEKIDIPVALLSYTDMLDISKTFGQGREVAMYAPSEPVLDYNMVIIFLMAVGTVAIGGYWAGSKDIKKRYMKHKRDDSTEKQEEETVDVTPIMISVFVVMCCSMLVLLYFFYDHLVYIIIGIFCLASSVGLYSCLWPFVRRLPFGKCRIPENNLPYCHKRPQVRMLLLSAFCIGVSVIWGVFRNEDQWAWVLQDALGIAFCLYMLKTIRLPTFKACTMLLVTLFVYDIFFVFITPLFTKSGESIMVEVAAGPSDSSTHEKLPMVLKVPRLNSSPLALCDRPFSLLGFGDILVPGLLVAYCHRFDILMQSSRFYFLACTIGYGIGLLITFVALALMQMGQPALLYLVPCTLLSSLVVALWRKELPLFWTGSGFVDYQEKQTSNKPKPSEETQWNLEIPSNAQLTSHSSATNQLYANPKTTHRGAPHQS; from the exons ATGAAGGCTTCGCTAAACCTGGTTTGGGCAGTTATTCTCATAAAACAG GTTGTCGGGGAATATGGCATGGCCAATTTCAGAAACAAAGGCCAGAGCAACGGAAAAGATTACTGCATCTTCTTCAACTCCCAGTGGGCTCGTCTACCTCAGCACCTCAACAAAGCA TCCCGTCTCCAGATCTATGACCTGACACTGTCAGTCCTGTGTTCCTCGTCGGAAGTCCCGGAGGGGGGCTTCCCCAATCGTATCCCCATGGTAATGAGGGGGAACTGCACTTTCTACGAGAAGGTTCGCCTGGCCCAGCTCAACGGAGCTAAAGGGCTGCTCATCATCAGCAAAGACAGACTG ACCCCACCGGCAGGAAACAAGACTCAGTATGAGAAGATTGACATCCCTGTGGCGCTGCTCAGCTACACTGACATGCTGGACATAAGTAAG ACGTTTGGACAGGGCCGAGAGGTGGCCATGTACGCCCCGAGCGAGCCTGTCCTGGACTACAACATGGTCATCATCTTCCTCATGGCTGTGGGGACAGTGGCCATCGGAGGATACTGGGCCGGCAGCAAGGACATCAAGAA GCGCTACATGAAGCACAAGCGTGACGACAGCACGGAGAAGCAGGAAGAGGAGACGGTGGACGTGACGCCCATCATGATCTCTGTGTTTGTGGTCATGTGCTGCTCGATGCTGGTGCTGCTCTACTTCTTTTACGACCACCTTG TGTATATCATCATTGGGATATTCTGCCTGGCCTCGTCTGTTGGCCTCTATAGCTGTCTCTGGCCCTTTGTGAGGAGACTTCCCTTTGGCAAGTGCAG GATCCCAGAGAACAACCTTCCCTACTGCCACAAGAGGCCTCAGGTCCGCATGCTGCTGCTGTCAGCCTTCTGCATCGGAGTCAGTGTTATCTGGGGCGTGTTCCGCAACGAAGACCA GTGGGCGTGGGTGTTACAGGATGCCCTGGGCATAGCCTTCTGTCTCTACATGCTCAAGACTATCAGACTGCCCACATTTAAG GCCTGCACAATGCTGTTGGTGACCCTATTTGTCTACGATATTTTCTTTGTATTTATTACACCTCTCTTTACCAAG AGTGGTGAGAGTATAATGGTGGAGGTTGCGGCTGGTCCCTCTGACTCCTCCACACATGAAAAG CTTCCTATGGTGCTTAAAGTGCCCCGCCTCAACTCCTCCCCCCTGGCTCTTTGTGACAGGCCCTTCTCTCTGCTGGGATTTGGAGACATCTTAGTACCAG gtctgcTGGTAGCCTACTGTCACAGGTTTGACATCCTCATGCAGTCCTCACGGTTCTATTTCCTGGCCTGCACTATCG GTTATGGTATCGGGCTGCTCATCACCTTTGTAGCTCTGGCCCTGATGCAGATGGGTCAGCCAGCCCTGTTGTACCTGGTGCCTTGCACCCTCCTCTCCAGCCTCGTGGTGGCGCTGTGGCGCAAAGAGCTGCCCTTATTCTGGACAGGAAGTGGATTTGTG GACTATCAAGAAAAACAAACTTCTAACAAACCAAAACCTTCAGAAGAAACACAGTGGAAcctggaaataccatccaacGCACAACTGA CCTCCCATAGTTCTGCAACCAATCAACTGTATGCAAACCCCAAGACCACCCATAGAGGAGCCCCTCACCAATCCTGA
- the sppl2 gene encoding signal peptide peptidase-like 2 isoform X3 — protein MKASLNLVWAVILIKQVVGEYGMANFRNKGQSNGKDYCIFFNSQWARLPQHLNKASRLQIYDLTLSVLCSSSEVPEGGFPNRIPMVMRGNCTFYEKVRLAQLNGAKGLLIISKDRLTPPAGNKTQYEKIDIPVALLSYTDMLDISKTFGQGREVAMYAPSEPVLDYNMVIIFLMAVGTVAIGGYWAGSKDIKKRYMKHKRDDSTEKQEEETVDVTPIMISVFVVMCCSMLVLLYFFYDHLVYIIIGIFCLASSVGLYSCLWPFVRRLPFGKCRIPENNLPYCHKRPQVRMLLLSAFCIGVSVIWGVFRNEDQWAWVLQDALGIAFCLYMLKTIRLPTFKACTMLLVTLFVYDIFFVFITPLFTKSGESIMVEVAAGPSDSSTHEKLPMVLKVPRLNSSPLALCDRPFSLLGFGDILVPGLLVAYCHRFDILMQSSRFYFLACTIGYGIGLLITFVALALMQMGQPALLYLVPCTLLSSLVVALWRKELPLFWTGSGFVLPN, from the exons ATGAAGGCTTCGCTAAACCTGGTTTGGGCAGTTATTCTCATAAAACAG GTTGTCGGGGAATATGGCATGGCCAATTTCAGAAACAAAGGCCAGAGCAACGGAAAAGATTACTGCATCTTCTTCAACTCCCAGTGGGCTCGTCTACCTCAGCACCTCAACAAAGCA TCCCGTCTCCAGATCTATGACCTGACACTGTCAGTCCTGTGTTCCTCGTCGGAAGTCCCGGAGGGGGGCTTCCCCAATCGTATCCCCATGGTAATGAGGGGGAACTGCACTTTCTACGAGAAGGTTCGCCTGGCCCAGCTCAACGGAGCTAAAGGGCTGCTCATCATCAGCAAAGACAGACTG ACCCCACCGGCAGGAAACAAGACTCAGTATGAGAAGATTGACATCCCTGTGGCGCTGCTCAGCTACACTGACATGCTGGACATAAGTAAG ACGTTTGGACAGGGCCGAGAGGTGGCCATGTACGCCCCGAGCGAGCCTGTCCTGGACTACAACATGGTCATCATCTTCCTCATGGCTGTGGGGACAGTGGCCATCGGAGGATACTGGGCCGGCAGCAAGGACATCAAGAA GCGCTACATGAAGCACAAGCGTGACGACAGCACGGAGAAGCAGGAAGAGGAGACGGTGGACGTGACGCCCATCATGATCTCTGTGTTTGTGGTCATGTGCTGCTCGATGCTGGTGCTGCTCTACTTCTTTTACGACCACCTTG TGTATATCATCATTGGGATATTCTGCCTGGCCTCGTCTGTTGGCCTCTATAGCTGTCTCTGGCCCTTTGTGAGGAGACTTCCCTTTGGCAAGTGCAG GATCCCAGAGAACAACCTTCCCTACTGCCACAAGAGGCCTCAGGTCCGCATGCTGCTGCTGTCAGCCTTCTGCATCGGAGTCAGTGTTATCTGGGGCGTGTTCCGCAACGAAGACCA GTGGGCGTGGGTGTTACAGGATGCCCTGGGCATAGCCTTCTGTCTCTACATGCTCAAGACTATCAGACTGCCCACATTTAAG GCCTGCACAATGCTGTTGGTGACCCTATTTGTCTACGATATTTTCTTTGTATTTATTACACCTCTCTTTACCAAG AGTGGTGAGAGTATAATGGTGGAGGTTGCGGCTGGTCCCTCTGACTCCTCCACACATGAAAAG CTTCCTATGGTGCTTAAAGTGCCCCGCCTCAACTCCTCCCCCCTGGCTCTTTGTGACAGGCCCTTCTCTCTGCTGGGATTTGGAGACATCTTAGTACCAG gtctgcTGGTAGCCTACTGTCACAGGTTTGACATCCTCATGCAGTCCTCACGGTTCTATTTCCTGGCCTGCACTATCG GTTATGGTATCGGGCTGCTCATCACCTTTGTAGCTCTGGCCCTGATGCAGATGGGTCAGCCAGCCCTGTTGTACCTGGTGCCTTGCACCCTCCTCTCCAGCCTCGTGGTGGCGCTGTGGCGCAAAGAGCTGCCCTTATTCTGGACAGGAAGTGGATTTGTG ctgccaaactaa